The Toxoplasma gondii ME49 chromosome XI, whole genome shotgun sequence region GGCAATAGGGGATCATTgtagaggaggaagcaacgaGATGTCAGATGCTCAGAGTTGATTTTCCTGTCATCTATCCGTCCATCAATCTTCCTGCCCGTCGATGTGTATGCTTGTGTAGGTATTTCTCTATCTGAATCGCCCGCTTTATCTCTCCACCTCCGTCGCTCTCCGTCTATCTACCGTTCGatatctctgtctctctctatataaATGTTTACAAGTCTTCTTGCATCTGGTCTCTACcacctgtgtctctgcatctccgtacaaatgtttctctctctaccgCTCTGTACGTATCTTgctttccgtttctttctACCTCTTCAGCTTGGCCCAGGTCTTCCTGCAGAGGTTCATACAGAAGGCTATCTTCTGCTGTATGAACGCGAGTCTTCTCCCGAGAGTTCGCACATTgcgtggaagaaggaagtcgaaACACTGCGCAGATACGAGAGAAAACTGTAGCACTGTggttcgtctttcctcgcgctccCAACAGATGCggagtcttctctcctctccgctctcgtACCTGTCGGCAGGCCACCGAGTTTTTCCCCATTCTCGCCCATACagacatctctctctctctcgatatatatatatatatatatatatgcacttatatacatgtaaatatatatatatatatatatatacatatgtatacatatgcatatgcaagTATGTATGTGTGAGATATTCTACATGCAGTGCCTCTGGATCCTTTGTGGGTACCGAGATCTCTGGGTACGAGATGTATCGTTTCTTTTCAAATGCTGATGGAGCAACTGACGAGGTGGAAAATGTCTGTCAACACTGTGTTCCAGTGCATTttcacacacatatacatagatataaatacatgtatatatacatatatatatatatttatataaatttatatgtatatatgtatatatgcatgcttgcatgcagctttCTCGAGCAAAAGTGGGATTTCGCCTGGACAAAGTGAACAgctgcgtcgtctccttGTGTCACTTTTCAAGGATTCAAAAGAAGCATGTCTCCTGAAAACGGCGCTGCAGGGACGTACAGACCCAGAGTGACGTCAGAGCTCCAACACTGCCCAGCCACTCTACACATAtctcgacgcatgcatgcgtcaaATGTATTATATATGCACGAATTATGAATACTCGTAAAGCCGTAGATCTCCTTCgttatttatatatatatatatatatatatatttatttatatatgtgcaGGAGCCAGATCAATTTCTGTATAGAtttctttatatatatatatatatatatatacagattTACGTTGATGGCCAGGTAAATGTCTACCACTTACTTTGTGTCAGTGCATGTAGACTGGTAGTTTGAagcgcagctgcatgcgtggacttgcatctgcagcagctgcgacaGACCTGGTCCTCGTGGTTTGACGGCGGTgtcgcagaaagaagaaaaggtggaAGCCAGCTTTTTAGAGACGTCGCATGCACTTTCTTCCTATGGGGAGTTCCAAGCGAGTTCCCCTTTGAAAGGCTGCATTTCCAAATGACGAACTTGAGTACCACACAGTCCACGGGAGGCCGACGCAGAGGCGGTTGCGCTCTCTCTGACGACTGTGACTTTTCAAATCGGCTGTTCAGTGCCTTGGGGCGACCTCTAGTCCCTCCTGCTGCAGAGCAAGTTGTCGCGGAGGCTaaagttttctctcgcgcttcctttGTCGCACATTCTCGTTGCTCGACAAGAAAaggttccttcttctgtgccAGGCTTCCAGGGCAGCCAGCTCCTCGCTTGGAGGAGGAAGGCTTCCAACAtggcgcctgtctctgagCCTCCCCCGAAGAAAGTCCAGGCCTTTCGCAGGCGTAATTAAAAATTCACTCTCGAAGCCAGTCGTGAGAAGAACCTGAGGCGCAAACTCTTGATGCAGCCTTCCGTCAACCACatcagaaacgcagagaaaagactcTGCCTTCGAAGCAGATACGTACGCATTCTATATCGAGACGTAGTCTCTGTGTACAAGAATTCATGCAAatataactatatatataataaAATATATTTcctatgcatgcacagacacgTAGAGATGTGCACACAcctatacatgcatatatatacgtttatatatataaatatatatatatatatatatgtcagtgtgtgtatatatatatatatatatatacatatatatatatatatgtatttgtggAAATAAAAATCTGTACATTCTTTTGTGGATGTATCTAGAGAGGTAACAACTTAATGCAGAGACAAACGTGCACATTTGTAGAAGTATAAATATGTTATCAGtgatttctgtctctgtcttggAGGCTTTCTCAGGCGCGCCGTtgccgtctctgcatgcgccgtctTCGTTGTCAGCGCGTCCTGCGTAGTTTGTTGCGCGTGAGATGTTTcatgttttttcttcgttccgaTCTCCGcatcctttccttttttgcgCGTTTTTCATGAAAACTGACTTGGCTTCGATGAACGTTCAGTGGATATTCATAGAGCGTTCGCGCTGGCGACTCTTTTCCTGCAAATCCTCACAAAGACAGTGGGAGCCGTTCGGCGCGTTTGTGAATTCGAGATTGTCCATGTTGAAAGACGGCCAGGCAAACAGTTGTCTCTGGGGAACACAAAGCTTGGCATTTTTCTTTTGCTCcatttctcgccttttctcgaCTGTGTGTCTCTCAGTCGCCTagtctcggcttcctcctcgtttttcgcgtttcctgaAACGGTGTCGCCTCTGGCGCAACTTTTCTTCgccagaagaggaagagcgtcCGGCAACCGAAGGGAGCCAACGCAGAAAGACTTCGCTTTTTGTTGAATTGACTGGACGTCTGAGTTCGGGagttttctcgcttcccgGAGCCGCAGActccgagaaagcgaggactTGCTCAACGACACGAATCTCCCCGTGCGCGCTtgcgtctgctctcttcggTGGCAGAGCGGTAAACGAAGGCAATGTGGAAGCAACCGTCAAAAAGGTCTGtctgttgcttctctttgatcgccttcgtctccaacATTCGTGACTTTCTCTCCTGGAGGCAGAAAATAACGCCCTGACCTCTCCGGGCCTCCACTCTCGCTGTTGCAGTACTTTCCGCTGGACATGTTTTTGATGTCGGCCTCCTGCAGACCAGGTTGAGAGCGAGGACCATCTGACGCGGACCTCCAGGTCCATCTCTTTTCTTTATGACATTTGTACAACTTGCATGGACAAAAAAACGCGGATTCTTCAACTATACGGTGGACGTcacttttgtctcttcgttcgtTCCCTTCAtctccccttcgtctcctccgcttgtcttctttctccccttgtGTGCTTCCTCGGTTTCACCTCCGTCGGCGGGATAGACACACCGTTCTCAGGACAGGAAGTCAGGCGAGAACGGACGGCGTTTTCATTTGCCGCGCCTCTGCTGTTTTAGCTCCtttgaggagaaagaagtgacGTCGGAAAAGACAGTCGCGTTTCCGTCTCCGGTCCTCCTCTCGGTTCTGCCTTCCTTCCGCGACAGCCTTGTGCTCTGCGCCGACTGTTTTTGCCGAGAGAGAGCTCCAACGGGCGAGAGGCGTCTTCCTCAAaggttcgttttctccgcgtctacactcttcttccttcgctgtctcgcggACGCCACAGGATGGATCAGCCAGAGTCGCAGcaagaggaggcgaacggAGACGCGCCGCCTGGCGATCTTTCTGCCTCCGAATCGAACGGCCCGgcgaacgagaaaagaggctCGACAGCGGCGCAGGCTGCTGCTTTCGCCTCCTGCCGGTCCGCGTCTCGCAGCTTGCTCGATGACACACACCGGGCGACGAAGGCCGCGCGGGTCTGCGAAGCgccagcagagacgcaggacTGTGGAGAGGACGTCAACGTAGCTGTCGATGCGGAAGGAGGCGCCGCGGCGACGAAGCCtgcagaagacagcgagaggggagagtcggagagcagcgagagcgacAAGACCGCCTCCAGCGAGATGAGCACTGCACCAGAGAGCAGGCCTTCGGCTCCGAACAAGAGCGAAAGGCCCTCTCGCGAGAAGAGCCTCTTCCCGGCAACAGACAGAGATCCATACTGCGCCGACGCCGAGTCtacgaaaaaagagaaaacgaaacgctcTTGCTCGTCTCCCCCTGCCTCCAACGCGACCGCAAGTGTATCTTCCTCCGCAGGTGTATCTTCGACAGGAGTCTGTGCATCCTGTCcggtttctgtttcctctgagTCTGCTTCTAGACCGTCTGTGTCAGTGGATGAGGCAGGCGAGGACgtttccgccttcttcacGATCGAAGTCGACGGGGACGCGTCGCTCGAGGCAGaggctctttcttctgtctcctcgccgaaTCCGGCAGGGCAGGATCTCCGCCCCGCGgtcgaggcggagacagcgcggtGGCGGGCGCAGAGTCCTGGCCTGGGAGCTGCGTACGCGttgttgcatgcgcgtctgcTGTCCAgactcctctctctggggGCTGTGCGACGCTGTAATGACACCGCACACGAGCagcctgcgtctccgtctccgaagcgaagaagactcgaggaaaaggcgacgTCTCCTCTGGGAAGCGTCGAGTCGAGCCTCGCTCAGCAGCCACTGTCTTCTCCCGCACCGGGCTGCGAACGCTACGAAGTCTGTCAGGAGGTACTGTCGCATCTCGTCCGCGAGGCTCAGGCCGCCTCTGCGCGCGCCTGCCAAGGCGGATGGTCGAACTGCATTCGGCGCGTTTTCGCGCGTtctggaggcgagaaagaaactcgGTACTATTTCTCGCAGGACGGAAGCCCAAGAGCCGGCGGCAGGCGATCCCTCCTGTCCTCTGCCTTGAAAAGGTCGCTCATGGCGGAGGAACAGCGCGAGCAGCGTCACGATGGCGAGCCGCAGAAAGGGAGGTCGACCGACGATGgtctggagacagaggagcacGAAGGCAGTGTCTCGACTCTTCCTCGAAACGGAGAATCAACCGACAACCACCGTTTTGGAGACAGCCAGAGTGTTCCCTCACCCTCCcctgcctctgcttcgtcttctgcctctgcttcgtcttctgcctctgcttcgtcttctgcctccgcttcgtcttctgcctctgcttcgtcgtcggcctctgcttcgtcttccgcctctgcttcgtcgtcttctcagCCGCTCTGGTTGGGGTCTTCAGTTCGTGAtgaggaagcggagaaactgTTTTGTGTCTTGCCtctgaagagcagagaggaaacagcatGCTTGTCTTTCACCTGGAGAGAGTGGGTGACTCATCACCGCTTCGTGCTCGCGAGTCACCAGAGTTCGACGTCGATTTGCTACTTCTGCGGCCGACGCGCTTGTCCACGTTCAGAGGACTCCAGGACGCCTTGCCCAGGTAcgaacgaaggaaagaatctgcatgcagactcctCCGGTTTCCCTGAGTGAAGCCGTGCAGCAGATGCTCTGCGCCTCACCCGTCCAAATGCCCGTGGTTGCCTCCACCTGTGAAGGGCGCCTTCGCGCTGTGCTGTCTTTTCTGCCgaggaagatgcagaagtAAGGCGAGCGCTGAGACGTCACCAAGTTCCCCAGTGCGTCGTCCATCAGCATCCCCAGGATTTCGAGCTGGAAACCCAGTCCTCTACTCTACTGTGCATCGGCCTCTCCAGACTCCTGGCCGGTTTTGGAAACGCGGAGACGAGCCTcactctcgccttctccctgttTCCACCGTAATTCTTCGTGTCTTTGTCTGGAGTTTTCTCTGAGATGTATGGCTCCTCCTTCGGTGACGGTTTTACTGCTCCAGTCTGCACctcccttttttttctgtccctCACTggctcctcgtcctctgcccCGCCTGGCGGGAGGACCGTCGCGACCAGCAAGcatctccgttctcttcgtcttgcattgatctccgttttctcctctcaccTGTCGTGattgtttcgtttttcaagTTCGGTGAGcgtcgcgctctctcttctttttgtgACTTTGCTAAGTTCGTCCTCTCCTGGGGAAACTGTCGAGGAGTCGCCTGCTCCGCATGCCTACGAGGCGTAAAGCGCGCGACCCGCATGCACTCGGGTGTTGATTTTCAGACAATGTTCAGTGTCCAGTCGGTCTCCGCCACTtgcgtttcgtctttttcttttctcgcctttctttcaGCGACTCGCTGCGAGCACTGCTGTCAACGGGGGCACAGAGCCTCTCGTCAAGGCTGCAATCGGGCATTGTGCCTTCTTCACCGAATCGAGGAAGCTTTTGAGGTGAGATCAGAGTTCTGTGGGAATGGTTCGTGTCTCTAGTTTGGCTTTTTGTAAAAAACATAGTAAAAAGTCGGTCTtgtttgtttcctttcctcgtctccaaAGAGTtgcgtctttttcgtcttcgccgcgaGTCGTCTCGCGTCATTTTCCGAGGTTGTTTCGACTTTTTTCGTACCCCTGGGAAGATGGACTTCGGGGGCATTTCCATTTTTCTGCCGATTAAACCATTTTTCGAGACATTACGATTTTACAGAACTTTCCAGGATTTCAAGGTTTCACTGGGGGGGCGCACGTTCACACGAACTTCAAAGAcgcgctctcttctcggctgCGAGAACGCTCGTTTTCCGCGCTTCCCGGACtgtggtgtctctctccccagttgtctcctctctcgcctaGGCGGGTCTCTCCAGtttgtgttcttctcttttttctctccgggCGATACACGCTCGGTCCGTCTTGAGCTGTGCAGAGGAGTCTGTGCGTAGATCTTCCCGGCGCGCTCGCGTCCTCGGAGTTCCGGAACACAGTTGAGCGTCTGCTCTTGTCTGGATCTCCGGTCTCCGCCTCACTCgttgcgttcttcttcccgcaGGCGAGGTTCGAAGCGTCGCtcagagaggacagagaagaca contains the following coding sequences:
- a CDS encoding hypothetical protein (encoded by transcript TGME49_309070); its protein translation is MDQPESQQEEANGDAPPGDLSASESNGPANEKRGSTAAQAAAFASCRSASRSLLDDTHRATKAARVCEAPAETQDCGEDVNVAVDAEGGAAATKPAEDSERGESESSESDKTASSEMSTAPESRPSAPNKSERPSREKSLFPATDRDPYCADAESTKKEKTKRSCSSPPASNATASVSSSAGVSSTGVCASCPVSVSSESASRPSVSVDEAGEDVSAFFTIEVDGDASLEAEALSSVSSPNPAGQDLRPAVEAETARWRAQSPGLGAAYALLHARLLSRLLSLGAVRRCNDTAHEQPASPSPKRRRLEEKATSPLGSVESSLAQQPLSSPAPGCERYEVCQEVLSHLVREAQAASARACQGGWSNCIRRVFARSGGEKETRYYFSQDGSPRAGGRRSLLSSALKRSLMAEEQREQRHDGEPQKGRSTDDGLETEEHEGSVSTLPRNGESTDNHRFGDSQSVPSPSPASASSSASASSSASASSSASASSSASASSSASASSSASASSSSQPLWLGSSVRDEEAEKLFCVLPLKSREETACLSFTWREWVTHHRFVLASHQSSTSICYFCGRRACPRSEDSRTPCPATRCEHCCQRGHRASRQGCNRALCLLHRIEEAFEARFEASLREDREDIRCIRCGGRGHLICGEAPASEGFSTLSVRSCTNTRNRDARQNTDPSFLWTVDEAKRYLARLPSSIRSRKQPPPPPPPSTALRSEDFAWSSQQEQPYANAPEFRAFAPRRGDSWRGEREARHRADRRGYSARFAGEDGDRRAHAFSHWGRDEERRDERRGESREERRGRHCGADNEGRWKEDRRHTPDAGPLCFCREGRDSLCGFCDPSFSVAFRFTSSVFE